In Paenibacillus sp. 1781tsa1, one DNA window encodes the following:
- a CDS encoding GNAT family N-acetyltransferase — protein MNMKIELVPRERSQVIRHLMQFYLYDFTKYLNIDVDSNGIFPEYPGLEAFWTEEDRKFPFLISSDGAPAGFALVEKLEPGSKDNDYYLTEFFVMQKYRRSGVGTRAAYELFRRFPGRWKVTQVRNNVIAQAFWRKIIGDYTGGRFREKFHPELGNPSQYFVT, from the coding sequence ATGAATATGAAAATAGAGCTGGTTCCCCGCGAACGCAGTCAGGTGATTCGGCATTTAATGCAATTTTATCTATATGATTTTACCAAATATCTGAATATTGATGTGGACAGTAACGGTATTTTTCCTGAATATCCCGGTCTGGAGGCATTCTGGACAGAAGAAGACCGCAAGTTTCCTTTTTTGATTTCAAGTGATGGGGCACCTGCAGGGTTTGCTCTGGTGGAGAAATTGGAACCTGGAAGTAAGGATAACGACTACTATTTGACTGAGTTTTTTGTGATGCAAAAATATCGGCGCAGTGGTGTGGGTACTCGGGCAGCCTATGAATTGTTTAGACGTTTCCCAGGGAGATGGAAAGTGACCCAGGTTCGTAACAATGTCATTGCGCAGGCGTTCTGGCGTAAAATTATAGGAGATTATACGGGAGGCCGTTTTCGAGAGAAGTTCCATCCGGAACTGGGCAATCCAAGCCAGTATTTTGTAACCTGA
- the xerS gene encoding tyrosine recombinase XerS, protein MEVSNLTNVQKEIDRCKLDEKLPSMPWFVQQFMDYKLPDLSPSTLLEYLRDYEAFFGWLRAEGLSEASSNKEVTLNELEVLRMDSVTAYRLFLTTKREGTNSRITVSRKLSSLRSLFHYLSQIAEDEDFYPLLKRNIMAKIEIKRTHKPKDTAAKLKGKILEEEELLEFIGYILEGYAVDMEKNKQALYSHELNKERDACIASLILNSGLRVSEVVNLNVDDLDLNNKLLYVYRKGNNDETYKTPVYFREQAKDELATYMNLRQSRYRTPKREKGLFIALRNGDSEGSRMTKRAIQAMIMKYAKRFGKPYLTVHKLRHSFATDYYLQNDIYKTKEQLGHASTETTEIYAHLTDKTMSEAIERRTDDGM, encoded by the coding sequence ATGGAGGTGTCGAACTTGACCAACGTGCAAAAAGAGATTGATCGATGCAAGCTGGATGAAAAACTACCTTCCATGCCTTGGTTCGTTCAGCAATTCATGGACTACAAGCTACCTGACTTGTCCCCTTCAACCCTGCTCGAATATCTGAGAGATTATGAAGCTTTCTTCGGTTGGTTGCGAGCAGAAGGGCTGTCCGAGGCAAGCTCTAATAAAGAAGTAACTTTGAATGAACTGGAAGTCCTGCGCATGGATTCGGTTACCGCCTATCGGTTATTTCTCACAACCAAACGGGAAGGAACCAATTCCAGAATTACCGTCTCTCGCAAACTCTCTTCCCTTCGCTCCCTTTTTCATTACCTGAGCCAGATTGCGGAAGATGAAGACTTTTACCCTTTGCTGAAGCGGAACATTATGGCCAAAATCGAGATCAAACGTACCCATAAACCCAAGGACACCGCTGCCAAACTCAAAGGTAAAATTCTGGAGGAAGAGGAACTGCTAGAATTTATCGGCTATATCCTTGAAGGTTACGCTGTCGATATGGAGAAGAACAAACAGGCACTGTATTCCCATGAGCTGAACAAAGAACGGGACGCCTGCATCGCCAGCCTGATACTCAATTCAGGTTTACGGGTATCGGAAGTTGTGAACCTGAACGTCGATGACCTCGATCTGAACAACAAACTCCTGTATGTATATCGCAAAGGTAATAATGATGAGACGTACAAAACACCCGTTTATTTCAGGGAACAGGCCAAGGACGAACTCGCGACCTATATGAACTTACGGCAATCACGTTATCGTACGCCCAAGCGAGAGAAAGGTCTGTTCATTGCTTTGCGTAACGGAGATTCAGAAGGAAGCCGAATGACCAAAAGAGCGATCCAGGCCATGATTATGAAATATGCCAAACGTTTTGGCAAACCATACTTGACCGTGCACAAATTACGACATTCATTCGCAACCGACTATTATTTGCAAAATGATATCTACAAAACCAAGGAGCAGCTTGGACATGCTTCTACGGAAACAACCGAGATCTATGCTCACCTTACCGACAAAACGATGTCCGAAGCCATCGAACGTCGTACTGACGACGGGATGTAA
- the mobB gene encoding molybdopterin-guanine dinucleotide biosynthesis protein B, whose translation MTTMSDTKPHIIQIVGYKNTGKTTLTTALIGHFSSMGLKVAAIKHDGHDHFEMDQQGTDSYQFGEAGAAAVVVMSEKRTAIMERKATRLEDMLSHLSGYDWIVIEGFKDASYSKFVMVREEKDLTLVDQLEGVVGIISWLSLEQFKERSIVSDMAWYSVHETQEIAKSLLEMVQSE comes from the coding sequence ATGACTACAATGAGTGATACCAAGCCACATATCATACAGATTGTCGGATACAAAAACACGGGCAAGACAACCCTGACAACCGCGTTGATCGGACACTTTTCTTCCATGGGACTTAAGGTAGCAGCGATTAAGCATGATGGACACGATCATTTTGAGATGGATCAACAAGGAACGGATTCGTATCAATTTGGGGAGGCAGGGGCCGCGGCTGTGGTTGTCATGTCAGAGAAACGTACTGCGATTATGGAACGAAAAGCAACCAGGCTGGAGGATATGTTAAGTCATCTGTCCGGGTATGATTGGATTGTTATTGAAGGATTCAAGGATGCTTCTTATTCCAAATTCGTGATGGTTCGAGAAGAGAAGGATCTGACTTTGGTTGATCAGCTTGAAGGGGTAGTGGGGATAATCTCATGGTTATCTTTAGAGCAATTTAAGGAGCGGAGCATCGTAAGCGATATGGCTTGGTACTCCGTTCATGAAACGCAGGAGATAGCCAAATCGTTGTTAGAGATGGTGCAAAGCGAATGA
- the glp gene encoding gephyrin-like molybdotransferase Glp: protein MTTAKFNRTAVQVPDAQAKVAARVTSGSIEKVHLESAHGRTLAESIQAPHPYPFFRRSGMDGFAIISTDTIDASSDHQVWFRVIDEIPCGYTSDHTIVSGTTARIMTGAQVPEGADAVVMMEMTESKVENGEQWIALKRHILSGANITPIGLEVQEGQQLLEAGTIIRAGEQSVLATFGIAEVPVFQRPKVAIFATGTELLDVDEPLQPGRIRNSNSYMLRSLVVEAGGEPVMYGSIADDVNTARAKLEEAIQDNDIVVTTGGVSVGDYDIMGELVLEEHVEMLFNKVTMRPGSVTTAAVYKDKLLFALSGNPGACFVGFCLFVHPTIRSMQADAHPYLEEWTAILEEEYTKVNNFTRFVRGRTEIRNGMVYAIPAAARVDESSVMITIKDSDCLIVVPPEKKGIPAGEQVRILKLPTGHVR, encoded by the coding sequence ATGACAACTGCCAAGTTCAACCGTACAGCTGTACAGGTCCCGGATGCCCAAGCCAAAGTAGCAGCACGAGTTACTTCAGGCTCTATAGAGAAAGTTCACCTTGAGTCTGCCCATGGACGTACTCTTGCAGAGAGCATTCAGGCACCGCATCCGTATCCATTCTTCCGGAGATCGGGTATGGATGGATTCGCGATTATAAGTACAGATACCATAGATGCATCGAGTGATCATCAAGTTTGGTTTCGTGTAATTGATGAAATTCCTTGCGGCTACACCTCGGACCACACTATTGTTTCAGGTACAACGGCTCGCATCATGACGGGTGCACAGGTTCCGGAAGGTGCAGATGCGGTAGTCATGATGGAGATGACGGAGAGCAAGGTAGAGAACGGAGAACAGTGGATTGCATTGAAACGGCACATATTGTCGGGTGCTAACATTACACCAATCGGACTGGAAGTCCAAGAGGGACAGCAATTGCTTGAAGCAGGCACGATCATCAGAGCAGGAGAGCAGTCCGTGTTAGCTACTTTTGGCATAGCAGAAGTTCCCGTATTTCAACGTCCAAAGGTGGCGATATTCGCAACAGGCACGGAATTGCTTGATGTGGATGAGCCATTACAACCAGGTCGGATTCGCAACAGTAACAGTTACATGCTGCGCTCTCTGGTCGTTGAAGCAGGTGGAGAGCCTGTGATGTACGGTTCAATTGCGGACGATGTGAATACAGCCAGGGCCAAATTGGAAGAAGCCATACAAGATAATGATATCGTAGTGACCACAGGTGGTGTATCTGTCGGGGATTATGATATTATGGGCGAACTTGTGCTGGAAGAACATGTGGAGATGTTGTTTAACAAAGTGACGATGCGACCAGGCAGTGTAACCACAGCTGCTGTGTATAAAGATAAATTACTTTTTGCACTTTCGGGTAATCCGGGGGCATGTTTTGTGGGTTTTTGTCTCTTTGTACATCCAACCATTCGTTCTATGCAGGCGGATGCTCATCCTTATTTGGAAGAATGGACTGCAATTTTGGAAGAAGAATACACGAAAGTGAACAATTTTACACGGTTCGTACGTGGACGCACAGAGATCCGCAACGGAATGGTGTACGCTATACCGGCTGCTGCCCGTGTAGATGAATCCAGTGTGATGATCACTATTAAGGACAGTGATTGCCTGATTGTTGTTCCGCCTGAGAAAAAAGGTATTCCTGCGGGTGAGCAGGTACGTATTCTCAAACTGCCCACAGGTCATGTGAGGTAG
- a CDS encoding HNH endonuclease: MSDQCELCGREPVDTTVHHLTPKEMGGTFLPTANLCIPCHKQIHSLYTNRDIVTLGLTDLQSLRQDERMVPFIRWIRKQPASTIPRVRKSNHVRKS; encoded by the coding sequence ATGAGTGACCAATGTGAATTATGCGGAAGAGAACCTGTGGACACGACCGTTCATCATCTGACACCCAAAGAAATGGGAGGAACCTTTCTGCCTACGGCCAACTTGTGCATCCCTTGTCACAAACAGATCCATTCGCTATATACCAATCGCGATATTGTAACGCTTGGTCTTACGGACCTGCAGTCCTTAAGACAGGATGAACGAATGGTTCCATTTATCCGCTGGATTCGCAAACAACCTGCTTCAACCATTCCCCGTGTACGTAAATCCAATCATGTTCGCAAATCATAA
- a CDS encoding DUF4247 domain-containing protein: MKKRLAHGLKLMLVLSLVMSLLSACGAPSVQDTYPLESVNGSGNSTSYVYRASDRTVPEVAQELSDQRQPDQISAENTERMFLVYQDEYYHLQQDPNKPEDTLVEVDSKEYVRQNYDSSFLQGYLTATLIGNLFDSFGGRGYGNYRGYTNKDTYKPSAGSYRAPTSNDKKLAPPITVDRKGTITRRGSDKDSSVGSGGGLFNRNKDQSKGTIDRNKSSGGLGGLFDSPKKSYKKPKTRVGGGRIMRRR, encoded by the coding sequence ATGAAAAAACGCTTGGCACATGGATTAAAATTAATGCTGGTCCTCAGCCTTGTGATGTCTCTGTTGTCCGCGTGCGGAGCACCTTCTGTTCAGGACACATATCCGCTTGAATCGGTTAACGGTAGTGGTAACTCAACGTCTTATGTGTACCGGGCTTCGGACCGTACCGTTCCGGAAGTGGCTCAGGAATTGTCTGACCAAAGGCAACCGGATCAGATCTCGGCAGAGAACACAGAGCGTATGTTCCTCGTGTATCAGGACGAGTATTATCACCTGCAACAAGACCCGAACAAGCCCGAGGATACCTTGGTTGAGGTGGACTCCAAAGAATATGTTCGGCAGAACTACGATTCATCTTTTCTACAAGGCTACCTGACCGCTACATTAATTGGTAATCTTTTTGATTCTTTTGGCGGGCGAGGTTATGGCAACTATCGGGGATATACCAACAAAGATACGTATAAACCGAGTGCAGGATCTTACCGTGCGCCAACAAGTAATGACAAGAAGCTTGCTCCACCTATTACTGTCGATCGGAAAGGTACGATTACAAGGCGTGGAAGCGATAAAGATTCAAGCGTGGGATCTGGCGGAGGATTATTCAACCGCAACAAGGATCAAAGCAAGGGAACCATTGATCGCAACAAAAGCAGTGGTGGTCTGGGCGGGTTGTTTGATTCACCAAAAAAATCCTACAAAAAACCGAAAACCAGAGTGGGCGGCGGCCGCATTATGAGGCGTAGATAA
- a CDS encoding DUF4178 domain-containing protein codes for MSVWKRIKGILTKPEPPQAEKTMLQLAPGDICEVSLVTYEVVGRVQNRARNAVVLTLQDGTAFRYLHIEERELTRYALYTPIDGRLDAPDEVPTLLDLDGRAYHLEEEYGGMVSTAGRTPYGQAGEQLVWQYQSDDNMLLRVEWQDRRFTLYEGESILPADIKVIRSS; via the coding sequence ATGAGTGTATGGAAACGAATTAAAGGAATACTAACGAAACCTGAACCACCGCAGGCAGAGAAAACGATGCTACAGCTTGCACCTGGTGATATCTGTGAGGTTTCTCTCGTCACTTATGAAGTCGTTGGTCGGGTACAAAATCGCGCTCGAAATGCAGTTGTGCTCACGCTTCAGGATGGTACCGCATTTCGATATTTGCATATCGAAGAACGGGAACTCACACGTTACGCCCTATATACACCCATTGATGGCAGGCTTGATGCACCTGATGAAGTGCCTACATTGCTGGATCTGGATGGACGCGCATATCATCTGGAGGAAGAGTATGGAGGAATGGTATCTACGGCAGGCAGAACACCATATGGCCAGGCTGGAGAACAATTAGTATGGCAGTATCAGTCCGATGATAATATGCTTCTTCGCGTGGAGTGGCAAGACAGAAGATTTACACTGTATGAGGGTGAGTCCATTCTTCCTGCGGATATCAAAGTGATTCGTTCGAGCTAG
- a CDS encoding DUF350 domain-containing protein — translation MDLNILAMLVWTVSGSVLLFVLMYVDSLFTKYKDFAEVKAGNMAVTTRMVMKLFAQGYVLATSISTAGHLGEALLVSVVSFIILLILESVVHFMIRRWANLDLDTGIQQGKTGYGLFSGALHIVGALIIAACL, via the coding sequence ATGGATTTGAACATTTTGGCGATGCTGGTCTGGACAGTATCTGGTTCGGTTTTGCTGTTTGTCTTGATGTATGTCGATTCACTGTTCACGAAATATAAGGATTTTGCTGAAGTTAAGGCTGGCAACATGGCAGTTACCACTCGTATGGTGATGAAATTATTTGCACAAGGCTATGTACTTGCTACGTCCATTTCTACGGCTGGTCATCTTGGAGAAGCGCTGTTGGTGTCCGTGGTATCCTTTATCATTTTGTTGATTCTGGAGAGTGTCGTTCACTTTATGATTCGCAGATGGGCCAATCTCGATCTGGATACTGGAATTCAGCAAGGGAAGACAGGTTACGGGTTGTTCTCCGGCGCTTTACATATCGTGGGCGCACTGATTATTGCAGCTTGTTTATAA
- a CDS encoding PspA/IM30 family protein yields MSIFKRLRDLTMSNINAIIDKAEDPIKMTDQYIRDMQEDLEDAEKAVAQQIAIEKKFKQLFEEQEALVKKREEQAHTAARAQNLDLARKALEEKKAAEEKMVEYKTSYDQNKASADNLRGKLDEMRKQLTQMKNKRETLVARYNAAKAQTEINKALNGFGSDTASAGMKRMEEKMMQMEAQAEASNEMSSKGKSLDEEFEKLGKDQAVEDELAALMKQYDNKN; encoded by the coding sequence ATGTCCATTTTCAAACGTTTGCGTGATTTAACCATGTCTAACATCAACGCCATTATTGACAAGGCGGAAGACCCAATCAAGATGACGGACCAATATATCCGTGACATGCAAGAAGACCTGGAAGATGCGGAGAAAGCAGTAGCTCAACAGATCGCCATTGAGAAGAAATTCAAGCAGCTATTCGAGGAGCAGGAAGCTCTGGTGAAAAAACGTGAAGAGCAGGCGCATACGGCGGCACGTGCTCAAAACTTGGATCTGGCCCGCAAGGCTTTGGAAGAGAAAAAAGCGGCTGAAGAGAAGATGGTTGAGTACAAAACCAGCTATGATCAAAACAAGGCTTCTGCAGATAACCTGCGTGGCAAGCTGGACGAGATGCGTAAGCAACTGACTCAAATGAAGAACAAACGCGAAACACTGGTAGCCCGCTACAATGCAGCAAAAGCGCAAACGGAAATCAACAAAGCGTTGAATGGGTTTGGCTCCGATACTGCAAGTGCTGGTATGAAGCGCATGGAAGAGAAAATGATGCAGATGGAAGCACAGGCAGAAGCAAGCAACGAGATGTCTTCCAAAGGCAAATCGCTTGATGAGGAGTTCGAGAAGTTGGGTAAAGATCAGGCTGTTGAAGACGAACTCGCAGCATTGATGAAACAGTACGATAATAAAAACTAA
- a CDS encoding polysaccharide deacetylase family protein gives MRVRLIMLMVIVIFLGGYQAPPVSSRDASDPPSESVSSSDSVEEEQLTLGQLRQKYADTFKTNGPSTKQVALTFDDVPDPRFTPQVLDLLKKYKVRATFFIVGSRAEKHPDLVKRIVKEGHIVGNHSYNHPEFSKLSMNAFRKQILHTGDIIRHLAGYTPKMIRPPYGDINEEQLKWAARQHYSIVNWNVDSLDWKGLPKEKVKDNILSAVKPGSIILQHAGGGVGSNLNGTIEALPEIIEELRNRGYELVTLDEMLGLPKAKE, from the coding sequence GTGCGCGTACGCCTCATTATGCTGATGGTTATCGTTATTTTTCTCGGAGGATATCAAGCTCCACCAGTTTCATCACGGGATGCTTCAGACCCGCCAAGTGAATCGGTATCCAGTTCTGATTCCGTAGAAGAAGAACAACTGACACTGGGACAGTTACGTCAAAAATATGCCGATACGTTCAAAACCAATGGTCCTTCAACGAAACAGGTTGCGCTGACATTTGATGATGTGCCCGATCCACGGTTCACTCCGCAAGTGTTGGATCTGCTGAAAAAGTATAAAGTCAGAGCTACTTTTTTCATCGTTGGTAGTCGTGCTGAGAAGCACCCCGATTTGGTAAAAAGGATTGTTAAGGAAGGGCACATTGTTGGCAATCACAGCTACAATCATCCAGAGTTCAGTAAACTGTCGATGAATGCCTTCCGCAAACAAATTTTACATACCGGGGATATCATTCGCCATTTGGCGGGATACACGCCCAAGATGATTCGACCTCCGTACGGAGACATTAATGAAGAACAGCTGAAATGGGCTGCCAGACAACATTATAGTATTGTGAACTGGAACGTTGACTCCCTGGACTGGAAAGGTCTTCCCAAGGAAAAGGTGAAAGATAACATTTTATCTGCCGTAAAACCTGGATCCATCATTCTGCAACATGCAGGAGGCGGTGTAGGATCCAATCTGAATGGCACGATCGAGGCCTTGCCTGAAATTATTGAGGAACTGCGTAACCGGGGGTATGAACTGGTTACCTTGGACGAAATGCTCGGATTACCGAAGGCCAAAGAATAG
- a CDS encoding 3D domain-containing protein, translating to MINKKRIAKTAVALMTTAMLIQAVPAHADSVHVAKEGDTFYTLSKQYGVAVNTLVKANNDISPYNIYGGLKITIPAKANNVAAAATESKTQAKTVTTASLDVNTDNKVVQAWGKTFDYSKAVNVKATAYSADPSENGGWGAVDYFGNDLELGTIAVDPSVIPLGTKVLVTGHSHPGLPKQAFVATARDVGGAIKGHRIDIFIPGSKQSVSTFGFQDIELYILK from the coding sequence ATGATTAACAAGAAACGTATAGCCAAAACAGCAGTAGCATTAATGACAACAGCAATGCTCATTCAAGCCGTTCCGGCTCACGCCGATTCAGTTCATGTGGCCAAAGAGGGGGATACCTTCTACACCTTATCGAAACAATACGGAGTAGCAGTTAACACGTTAGTTAAAGCAAACAACGACATTTCGCCTTACAACATTTATGGTGGTTTGAAAATTACGATTCCCGCTAAGGCAAACAATGTAGCTGCCGCGGCGACGGAAAGCAAGACCCAAGCCAAAACGGTTACCACAGCAAGCTTGGACGTTAACACAGATAACAAAGTGGTTCAAGCGTGGGGTAAAACATTCGATTACAGTAAAGCTGTGAACGTGAAAGCAACGGCATACTCTGCAGATCCGTCTGAAAATGGAGGATGGGGTGCGGTCGATTATTTCGGGAATGACCTTGAACTGGGTACGATTGCAGTTGATCCAAGTGTGATTCCACTTGGAACCAAAGTACTGGTAACGGGTCACAGCCATCCAGGATTGCCAAAACAGGCTTTTGTAGCCACAGCACGTGACGTGGGCGGTGCAATCAAGGGTCACAGGATTGATATCTTCATCCCTGGTAGCAAGCAGTCGGTAAGCACATTTGGTTTTCAGGATATCGAGTTGTACATTCTGAAGTAG
- a CDS encoding amino acid ABC transporter ATP-binding protein, protein MIDVRQLHKSYGNNDVLKGINVTIGKGEVVVVIGPSGSGKSTFLRCLNLLEQPTSGEIDFEGVSITDPKHNINATREKMGMVFQHFNLFPHKTVEQNITIAPIKVKRQSTLEAEKIAADLLNTVGLYDKKDTFPNQLSGGQKQRIAIARALAMQPHVMLFDEPTSALDPEMVGEVLDVMKRLAEGGMTMVIVTHEMGFAREVGDRILFMDGGVIVEEGTPDEVFGAPKNSRTRDFLAKVL, encoded by the coding sequence GTGATAGACGTTAGACAATTACACAAATCTTATGGAAATAACGATGTGCTTAAGGGCATTAACGTGACGATTGGCAAAGGTGAGGTTGTCGTGGTCATCGGACCTTCCGGTTCAGGTAAAAGTACATTCTTACGTTGTTTGAACCTGCTGGAGCAGCCTACCTCGGGAGAGATTGATTTTGAAGGCGTGTCAATCACGGATCCCAAGCACAACATTAACGCAACTCGGGAGAAAATGGGTATGGTGTTTCAGCATTTCAACCTGTTCCCACACAAAACGGTAGAGCAAAACATCACGATCGCTCCGATTAAAGTGAAGAGACAATCCACTTTGGAAGCGGAGAAAATTGCTGCTGATCTGCTTAACACCGTGGGTTTGTATGATAAAAAAGATACATTCCCGAATCAGCTGTCCGGTGGACAGAAGCAGCGGATCGCCATTGCTAGAGCATTGGCCATGCAGCCTCATGTCATGCTGTTTGACGAGCCTACGTCGGCATTGGACCCCGAGATGGTCGGTGAGGTACTGGATGTCATGAAACGTCTTGCAGAAGGCGGTATGACTATGGTCATCGTAACACATGAGATGGGTTTTGCACGTGAAGTTGGAGATCGAATCCTGTTCATGGATGGCGGGGTTATTGTGGAAGAGGGAACACCTGATGAGGTGTTTGGAGCACCGAAAAATTCACGTACACGTGATTTTCTTGCGAAAGTACTCTAA
- a CDS encoding ABC transporter substrate-binding protein/permease, with protein MKLISRYTMMLLTFVVLLTTAVPAALASGTTDNSSSKKLVLGTSADFAPYEFHKVINGKDEIVGFDIEIAKEIAKDLGAELVIEDMGFDGLLPSLQSGRVDLVISGMTPTDERKKSIDFSDTYYKSKQVIMVRNVDKDKYPTMAELENAKIGVQKGSIQETIGQSIPGAKLTALDKISDIVLQLQTKRIDAAIVEDTVAAGYLDDIIGLAAAVPDEEQAEAAIGIRKGNTELLAAVNGTLERLKSEDKINQMVTDASLLMADKANKSQNIFQVFWQYKSFYATGVGYTLLLSALGVIFGVIIGLIICLFRLHDAAILRWIGTAYVEVIRGTPMLVQLMIIYYGFSLSFGINFTALQAGIITLSINSGAYLAEIFRAGIQGVDRGQLEAARSLGMGRGAAMRYIILPQAFKAVLPAIGNEFITIIKESSIISVIGMVDIMYQASVVKNITYQGLSPFLIAAAIYFVMTFILSKLLGRLERKLSASDRR; from the coding sequence TTGAAATTAATAAGTCGTTACACCATGATGCTGTTAACCTTTGTCGTTCTGCTGACAACTGCCGTTCCTGCGGCACTTGCAAGTGGAACTACAGATAATTCAAGCAGTAAAAAGCTGGTGCTCGGTACAAGTGCCGATTTTGCACCCTATGAATTCCATAAAGTGATTAATGGCAAAGATGAAATCGTCGGTTTCGATATTGAGATCGCCAAAGAGATTGCCAAAGATCTTGGCGCTGAGCTTGTGATTGAGGATATGGGCTTCGACGGTCTTCTGCCTTCATTGCAGAGCGGGCGTGTTGATCTGGTAATTTCAGGTATGACGCCGACGGATGAGCGGAAGAAAAGTATCGATTTTTCCGATACCTATTATAAATCAAAACAAGTGATTATGGTTCGCAATGTGGATAAAGACAAATATCCAACCATGGCAGAACTTGAAAATGCGAAAATTGGCGTTCAGAAAGGCTCCATTCAGGAAACGATCGGACAGAGTATTCCAGGAGCGAAGCTTACTGCGCTTGATAAAATCTCCGATATCGTGCTTCAACTGCAAACCAAACGCATTGACGCGGCAATCGTTGAAGACACTGTTGCTGCAGGTTATCTGGACGATATCATTGGACTTGCTGCTGCTGTTCCGGACGAAGAGCAAGCAGAAGCTGCAATCGGGATTCGTAAAGGAAATACTGAGCTGCTAGCTGCAGTAAATGGAACACTTGAGCGATTGAAAAGTGAAGATAAAATCAACCAGATGGTGACCGACGCCAGCCTCTTGATGGCGGATAAAGCGAACAAATCACAAAATATTTTCCAAGTATTCTGGCAGTACAAAAGTTTTTATGCTACAGGTGTAGGATACACACTTCTGTTGTCTGCACTTGGGGTTATCTTCGGGGTAATTATTGGATTGATCATCTGTTTGTTCCGTTTGCATGACGCTGCAATCTTGCGCTGGATCGGTACAGCTTACGTTGAAGTGATCCGTGGCACACCGATGCTGGTACAATTGATGATTATTTACTATGGTTTTTCCCTAAGCTTTGGCATTAACTTCACGGCACTTCAGGCAGGTATCATTACACTTTCAATCAATAGTGGTGCCTATCTGGCGGAGATTTTCCGTGCAGGTATCCAAGGTGTGGATCGTGGTCAGTTGGAGGCAGCGCGTTCGTTAGGTATGGGAAGAGGCGCCGCGATGCGTTATATCATATTGCCACAGGCCTTCAAAGCTGTATTACCTGCGATCGGTAATGAATTCATTACCATCATCAAGGAATCCTCTATTATCTCCGTTATCGGTATGGTGGACATTATGTATCAGGCAAGTGTGGTCAAAAACATTACGTATCAAGGCTTGAGTCCATTTTTGATTGCAGCAGCCATCTACTTTGTAATGACGTTCATTTTGTCCAAGCTGCTGGGACGACTGGAAAGGAAGTTGAGTGCAAGTGATAGACGTTAG